In Oceanococcus sp. HetDA_MAG_MS8, the following are encoded in one genomic region:
- a CDS encoding elongation factor Tu, with product IAPIAMDDGLRFAIREGGRTVGAGVVAKIIE from the coding sequence TGATTGCTCCGATCGCCATGGATGACGGCCTGCGTTTCGCGATTCGCGAAGGCGGCCGTACTGTTGGCGCTGGGGTTGTTGCAAAGATCATCGAATAA
- the rpsJ gene encoding 30S ribosomal protein S10: MNQTIRIRLKAFDHRLIDRSVREIVETAKRTGAMVKGPIPLPTRRERFTVLISPHVNKDARDQYEIRTHKRLLDIIEPTDKTVDALSKLDLAAGVDVQIRLQ; encoded by the coding sequence ATGAATCAGACGATTCGCATTCGCCTAAAGGCCTTCGATCACCGCCTGATCGATCGGTCAGTGCGCGAGATCGTAGAGACGGCGAAGCGGACCGGGGCAATGGTTAAGGGGCCGATTCCCCTGCCTACGCGTCGGGAGCGTTTCACGGTGTTGATCTCACCGCATGTGAACAAGGATGCGCGGGATCAGTATGAGATCCGCACGCACAAGCGTCTGCTCGACATCATTGAGCCGACGGACAAGACGGTAGATGCGTTGTCCAAATTGGACCTCGCTGCTGGCGTC